A window of Bos taurus isolate L1 Dominette 01449 registration number 42190680 breed Hereford chromosome 19, ARS-UCD2.0, whole genome shotgun sequence contains these coding sequences:
- the LOC101905668 gene encoding coiled-coil-helix-coiled-coil-helix domain-containing protein 2-like, with product MPRGSRSRTSHVAPPASRAPQMRAAPRPAPAAQSPAMAPPSAVGSPAAAPRQPDLMAQVATTAAGVAVGSAVGHTLGHAITGGFGGGSSAEPSRPDITYQEPQGTQPAQLQQNGPCFYEVKQFLECAQSQGDLKLCEGFSEVLKQCRLANGLASSRSSS from the coding sequence ATGCCTCGTGGAAGCCGAAGCCGCACTTCCCACGTGGCCCCTCCTGCCAGCCGCGCGCCTCAGATGAGAGCAGCACCCAGGCCAGCGCCCGCAGCTCAGTCACCAGCAATGGCTCCACCATCTGCCGTCggctcccctgctgctgctcccCGGCAGCCAGATCTGATGGCCCAGGTAGCAACCACTGCTGCTGGTGTGGCTGTGGGTTCTGCTGTCGGCCACACTCTGGGTCACGCCATCACTGGGGGCTTCGGTGGAGGAAGCAGTGCTGAACCCTCAAGGCCTGACATCACTTACCAGGAGCCTCAGGGAACCCAGCCGGCACAACTGCAGCAGAATGGCCCCTGCTTCTATGAGGTCAAACAGTTTTTGGAGTGTGCCCAGAGCCAGGGTGACCTTAAACTTTGCGAGGGTTTCAGCGAGGTGCTGAAACAGTGCAGATTGGCCAACGGATTAGCTTCATCAAGAAGTTCCAGTTGA